The nucleotide window GTCGGTGCTTCGGGTGCCATCTACGGTATTTTGGTGGCCTTCGCGATGATTTATCCCGATCGCATGATGATCCTCTTCCCTTTTCCTGTTCCGCTTAAAGCAAAATACTTAGCGATGATTTTCGTTTTGATAGAAATCACCTTTGGCCTACTTGGACAAAGCGGGGTCGCCCATTTTGCACACCTTGGTGGGATGCTCGTGGGCTTCTTATATCTGAAATTCGGTTGGAAAATTGCTCTATCCTGGGCTGATTATATTCAAAAGAGACGACTAAATCAAGAACTGCGCCATAGAATGCAAAAGCAGCAGAAGATCTTGAAACTTAGAGCTGAAGTCGATTCGATTCTTGATAAAATTAACGAAGTCGGATATGATAACTTAACTGAGAAAGAGAAGAAACTTTTAAAAGAAGCCAGCATTTCTCTTGCTCATGAAACCGATAATTTTGAGTTTTGATGAGTAGACCAATGCTTGATCATCTTTTCCTCAAAATGCTCTTGTTCATTACTCTCTTATTGTTCTTTATTACCGTTGTCTTTGGACAGACATTTGTGGCGCAACTTACAACTGACCCCTATGCTCCCAATAAAATCAAAACGTTTACCAACAACAATCTGCAATATTTATCAGCCAATGACTTGGCACGGCTTCTCAATGCACAAAGCCATTTTGATGTTCAAAGTGGCAAATTCATTGTTCAGATTCAAAATCGCGTTCTAAAACTATGTGCCTTTAGTCCCTTTGTTCAATTGGACCAGAAAATCTATCAACTACCAGCCGAAATCGA belongs to candidate division KSB1 bacterium and includes:
- a CDS encoding rhomboid family intramembrane serine protease, coding for MNYYQQGQISFRPGGVYFTPAVRILMISNTVIFLIQSIVGRWIIDWFGLHPSEVFAQLHLWQFVTYLFLHGDFIHLLLNMFILWMIGGEVERRWGLKEFFKYYFICGVGAGFFHLIFNYNSSVPVVGASGAIYGILVAFAMIYPDRMMILFPFPVPLKAKYLAMIFVLIEITFGLLGQSGVAHFAHLGGMLVGFLYLKFGWKIALSWADYIQKRRLNQELRHRMQKQQKILKLRAEVDSILDKINEVGYDNLTEKEKKLLKEASISLAHETDNFEF